The following proteins are encoded in a genomic region of Synechococcus sp. ROS8604:
- a CDS encoding GNAT family N-acetyltransferase, whose product MSKDLLLICDPCSYPTADSDVAEFYRAAANETTTWHVSASALASFKTGRTIPAIRLPQRLHHADFTQLDRGTTTDLPLTQISAAFCRTLKPFQEGYLDRLQRLESSLRFLNRPSSKKRQMEAVFLNEVAGAFTPPTLCSHDPEVIERFIADQGTVVAKRSNSTQAQGVYRIQRTTSGWTTDHAREPERRDTSLPELLKALQLGHQEPLQFSRFLRGTTAGDKRVVVVDGTILGAFRRRSSRGHWVNNRAAGGLCSADTIGDDERIAIAETWPQYRAMGLRVLGYDFLMNDGGRWCISEINAGNVGGFKRLDALSQTNAMGQLLSWIQAFAERPEALRLRPATASDHAAIAWIYQQAIDAGRITMDDRRFGPEDVALKRIDHHPRDLLLVAEKRDEVVGWGELKRYSNRAGYQYTAETSVYVHQSEQGRGIGSAIQRQLIQHARQQGDCHLVAKVVACNPDSVAFHQRHGYRIVGTQQRIGRLRNTWFDVVILERTFS is encoded by the coding sequence ATGAGTAAGGATCTTCTGCTGATCTGTGATCCTTGCTCGTATCCGACAGCGGATTCAGATGTCGCAGAGTTTTATCGCGCTGCTGCAAACGAAACAACAACATGGCACGTGTCTGCGTCCGCGCTTGCTTCTTTCAAGACAGGACGCACCATCCCCGCCATTCGTCTTCCCCAACGACTGCATCACGCAGACTTCACGCAGCTGGACCGTGGCACAACAACAGACCTTCCCCTCACACAGATCAGTGCCGCCTTTTGCAGGACCCTGAAACCTTTTCAAGAAGGATATTTAGATCGCTTGCAACGCTTGGAATCCTCCCTGAGGTTTCTAAATCGGCCCTCGAGCAAAAAACGCCAGATGGAGGCTGTTTTTCTGAACGAAGTGGCGGGGGCCTTCACACCACCCACGCTCTGCAGCCACGATCCGGAGGTTATCGAGCGCTTCATCGCCGATCAAGGCACCGTGGTCGCCAAGCGCAGCAACAGCACACAAGCCCAAGGTGTGTATCGCATTCAGCGCACAACATCTGGATGGACAACCGATCATGCGCGGGAGCCCGAACGCCGCGATACGTCTCTCCCCGAGTTGCTCAAAGCCCTGCAGCTCGGACATCAGGAGCCGCTTCAATTCAGCCGTTTTCTTCGCGGCACGACAGCCGGAGACAAGCGCGTTGTTGTCGTTGATGGCACCATTCTTGGCGCCTTCCGCCGCCGATCCAGCCGCGGCCACTGGGTGAATAACCGTGCTGCAGGAGGACTGTGTAGCGCAGACACCATCGGCGACGATGAGCGCATCGCCATTGCCGAAACCTGGCCTCAATACCGCGCCATGGGACTGCGCGTTTTGGGTTACGACTTTCTCATGAACGATGGCGGGCGCTGGTGCATCAGTGAGATCAACGCTGGCAATGTGGGGGGCTTCAAGCGGCTGGATGCGCTGTCTCAAACCAATGCGATGGGGCAACTGCTGTCCTGGATCCAGGCCTTCGCAGAACGGCCAGAAGCTCTACGGCTACGACCCGCTACCGCAAGCGACCATGCGGCCATCGCCTGGATCTACCAACAGGCGATTGATGCAGGAAGGATCACCATGGATGACCGCCGGTTTGGACCTGAGGATGTGGCCCTCAAACGGATCGACCATCATCCGCGCGATCTCCTACTGGTTGCCGAAAAACGCGATGAAGTGGTGGGCTGGGGGGAACTCAAGCGCTATTCCAACAGGGCCGGGTATCAATACACCGCCGAAACCTCCGTCTACGTTCACCAATCGGAACAAGGCCGCGGGATCGGCAGCGCGATTCAGCGTCAGCTCATCCAGCATGCGAGACAGCAAGGAGACTGCCATTTGGTTGCCAAAGTTGTGGCTTGCAATCCAGATAGTGTTGCCTTCCATCAGCGACATGGGTACAGGATCGTGGGCACGCAACAACGCATTGGCAGGTTGCGAAACACCTGGTTCGATGTCGTGATCCTCGAGCGAACCTTCTCCTGA
- a CDS encoding DMT family transporter, giving the protein MVMPLDPRAEVLLSRVLAALRPVLIAYMVANAMTLAPGIEDALSFCNVLFVGNLCAALVVLIWFRPGPIVSDLKRLPRSTQLTLLIDGGLAALTSGLIFTGLTYTSSTNAILLGRIGPVLSALSGALIFGRMIMRQEWLGFSFIIVGTLTVALFGGNGSINKGDALILASTVVFAISSILGKAALNHNVSLRSLVFIRNASSSLIFFVLANINYGWHHFADAFHGQLWILMGIYALIVIVFAQFLWFDATRQLDSISLGRWATPAPAIGVLAAGLLNRQWPIESQIIGLIIIMIGVVVTALSPTTKQQPSQTKQRMAELSLNASDTASPVT; this is encoded by the coding sequence ATGGTCATGCCACTGGACCCGCGGGCTGAGGTGTTGCTGTCGCGCGTACTGGCCGCCCTACGGCCCGTTTTGATCGCATACATGGTGGCCAACGCAATGACGCTGGCCCCCGGCATTGAAGACGCTCTTTCCTTCTGCAATGTGCTGTTTGTTGGCAATCTCTGCGCTGCACTGGTGGTGCTCATTTGGTTTCGACCTGGGCCGATTGTCTCGGATTTAAAAAGACTGCCCAGGTCAACCCAACTCACCCTGCTAATCGATGGAGGCCTCGCAGCACTCACGTCTGGACTGATCTTTACCGGACTGACCTACACCTCATCCACAAACGCCATCCTTCTGGGCCGCATCGGCCCCGTGCTTTCCGCCCTTTCAGGCGCCTTGATCTTCGGCCGAATGATCATGCGCCAAGAATGGCTTGGCTTCAGTTTCATCATCGTTGGAACGCTGACTGTTGCCCTGTTTGGCGGCAACGGAAGCATCAACAAAGGAGACGCCTTGATTCTTGCCTCCACAGTCGTCTTTGCCATTTCTTCAATCCTGGGCAAAGCGGCCCTGAATCACAATGTATCACTTAGAAGCCTAGTTTTTATCCGCAATGCTAGCTCCAGCCTTATCTTCTTCGTTCTCGCGAATATTAATTATGGCTGGCACCACTTTGCTGACGCTTTTCATGGGCAATTATGGATTTTGATGGGCATCTATGCCCTCATCGTGATCGTTTTTGCTCAATTTTTATGGTTCGATGCCACCCGACAGCTCGATTCGATCAGTCTGGGGCGATGGGCAACGCCAGCTCCAGCGATCGGAGTTCTGGCAGCGGGACTGCTCAATCGTCAATGGCCCATTGAAAGTCAAATCATTGGATTGATCATCATCATGATCGGGGTTGTGGTGACGGCTTTATCCCCAACCACAAAACAGCAGCCCAGTCAGACCAAGCAACGCATGGCAGAGCTGAGCCTCAATGCCTCGGATACAGCCTCACCCGTGACATGA
- a CDS encoding Rieske 2Fe-2S domain-containing protein gives MSHQYVAVQWTRRKFIYDAILIGLMALYLLAFMQTSHWIADLRGIELETDGVAIRAYGSAAYILLHLTLAIGPLSRLHPWFHTLLFNRRHMGVMVFLLGAIHVSGWTLPSQPWIWFGMRTPKLPWAFYGSVAWYNNFGDLKPLVSLFTVNRHFGSLALFPFELLGVIGLIVLFVMAAISHDFWLANLTAPVWKAIHMSVYVGYAALVGHVLLGALQTNRNPWLAVLVLSGALALLTLHLLSGWREWRPDRADLAQPGQSWVDVGALQDIADGAAKVVMLSGERVAVFRRGGSVFALSNVCQHQNGPLGEGRIVNNCAVCPWHGYEYELDTGASPPPFHESVPTFPVQLREGRILISPVPMAAVQR, from the coding sequence ATGAGTCATCAGTACGTAGCGGTGCAATGGACGCGTCGCAAGTTCATCTACGACGCGATCCTGATCGGGCTGATGGCGCTCTACCTCCTGGCCTTCATGCAGACCAGCCATTGGATCGCCGATCTGCGCGGAATCGAACTCGAAACCGATGGGGTGGCGATTCGCGCCTATGGAAGTGCGGCCTACATCTTGCTCCATCTCACCTTGGCTATCGGGCCGCTGAGTCGGCTTCATCCCTGGTTTCACACCCTGCTCTTCAACAGACGCCATATGGGGGTGATGGTCTTCCTGCTGGGAGCCATTCATGTGAGCGGTTGGACCCTGCCGAGCCAACCCTGGATTTGGTTCGGCATGAGGACCCCGAAACTGCCCTGGGCCTTCTATGGATCTGTGGCCTGGTACAACAATTTTGGCGACCTGAAGCCACTGGTCAGCCTGTTTACGGTTAATCGCCATTTCGGCAGCCTGGCCCTCTTTCCCTTCGAACTACTCGGCGTCATTGGCCTCATTGTGCTGTTTGTGATGGCGGCCATCAGTCATGACTTCTGGTTGGCCAATCTCACCGCTCCCGTGTGGAAAGCCATCCACATGAGCGTGTATGTGGGCTACGCAGCCCTCGTAGGTCATGTCTTGCTGGGGGCTTTGCAAACGAACCGCAACCCCTGGCTCGCCGTACTGGTTCTCAGTGGCGCTCTCGCCCTTCTCACGCTTCACCTTCTCAGTGGTTGGAGGGAATGGCGTCCCGATAGGGCTGACCTTGCTCAACCGGGACAATCCTGGGTGGACGTGGGAGCCCTCCAGGACATTGCCGATGGAGCCGCGAAGGTGGTGATGCTGAGCGGTGAGCGCGTGGCCGTGTTTCGCAGGGGAGGCTCCGTCTTCGCGCTTTCCAACGTCTGCCAGCACCAAAACGGTCCTCTTGGAGAGGGTCGCATTGTGAACAACTGCGCCGTCTGTCCTTGGCATGGCTACGAATACGAGCTTGACACCGGCGCCTCCCCACCTCCATTCCATGAGAGCGTTCCCACCTTCCCCGTTCAGCTCCGGGAGGGTCGGATTTTGATCAGCCCCGTTCCGATGGCAGCCGTTCAGCGATGA
- a CDS encoding glutamine synthetase family protein, translating to MSTEHDASLEALSAKGVHRIAITWDNHAGESLVKVVPWRHWQHAVDIGVGFSPISDAFRSDGIIDPAHRLSRPDGDLRLKADPASLAMLDPDQGWAWAAGERWDPMSGKAYGADQRHFCRRMGETLCREGLSLTAGFELEWVVITPDQDGSPKAVIAGGPYGADRLIEGLDYASALLEALDAADVDWLQFHPEYGPSQFELSFGAQAPLQAADQLIRARLVIQRVTRRFGWYSSFSAKPRLDWVGNGGHLHFSVRDVQGPLLQDGPGPYGLRPEGQALIAGVLEQLPGLVALASPSPVSYLRLVPSSWSAPFQVWGMENREAAVRLIPTTVDQSPAHLEIKAVDPTANPYLLLGALQAQVLDALRHQRSLPAEQSGDPALVKDRTIDRLPSSLVEARTALEHDEVLRQAMGPLLHGSLLDSLAAEIRNAETKTAEQQANERCWWPIVGGLL from the coding sequence ATGAGCACGGAGCATGATGCATCCCTCGAAGCGCTCAGCGCCAAGGGCGTGCACCGGATTGCGATCACCTGGGACAACCATGCAGGCGAGTCGCTTGTAAAGGTTGTGCCGTGGCGGCATTGGCAACACGCCGTCGACATCGGCGTTGGTTTTTCGCCCATCTCGGATGCCTTCCGCTCTGACGGAATCATCGATCCGGCGCATCGCCTTTCCAGGCCGGATGGAGATTTGCGCCTCAAGGCTGATCCAGCATCCCTGGCGATGCTTGATCCTGATCAGGGCTGGGCCTGGGCCGCCGGCGAGCGTTGGGACCCCATGAGTGGAAAGGCATACGGCGCAGATCAGCGCCACTTCTGCCGCCGCATGGGTGAAACGTTGTGTCGAGAAGGGCTTTCCCTTACAGCCGGATTTGAACTGGAGTGGGTCGTCATCACCCCAGATCAAGATGGCTCCCCAAAGGCGGTGATCGCTGGTGGGCCCTATGGCGCAGACCGCTTAATCGAGGGCCTTGATTACGCATCGGCCCTGCTCGAGGCGCTGGATGCAGCCGATGTGGATTGGCTTCAGTTTCATCCTGAGTACGGACCCTCCCAATTCGAGTTGTCCTTCGGGGCCCAGGCACCGCTTCAAGCAGCGGACCAATTGATCCGTGCACGGTTGGTGATCCAGCGCGTAACCCGCCGCTTCGGTTGGTACAGCAGTTTCAGTGCCAAGCCTCGCCTCGATTGGGTAGGCAATGGCGGTCACCTGCACTTCAGCGTGCGCGATGTGCAAGGACCATTACTTCAGGATGGCCCTGGCCCCTACGGACTGCGTCCGGAAGGACAGGCTCTAATCGCAGGGGTGCTGGAGCAGCTGCCGGGCTTGGTCGCCCTTGCAAGCCCATCACCTGTCTCCTACTTAAGACTGGTTCCAAGCAGTTGGTCCGCCCCCTTCCAAGTTTGGGGAATGGAAAACCGAGAAGCCGCCGTTCGATTGATCCCCACCACCGTCGATCAGAGCCCCGCCCACCTCGAGATCAAAGCGGTGGATCCCACGGCGAATCCCTACCTGTTGCTTGGTGCACTCCAGGCCCAAGTTCTCGACGCCCTAAGGCATCAACGCAGTCTCCCAGCGGAACAAAGCGGTGATCCCGCCCTGGTGAAGGACCGCACCATTGACCGACTTCCTTCCAGCCTGGTTGAAGCACGAACAGCACTCGAGCACGACGAAGTCCTGCGTCAAGCGATGGGCCCCCTGCTGCATGGATCGCTCTTGGACAGCCTCGCCGCAGAAATCCGCAATGCAGAAACCAAGACTGCGGAGCAGCAGGCGAATGAACGGTGCTGGTGGCCCATCGTTGGAGGACTCCTTTAA
- a CDS encoding sodium:solute symporter family protein: protein MNTTLIAASLALVAYLLALLWLGTQSLGGQTNSADSYFLADRRLRAGVLFFTLIATNFSAFFFLGFAGAGYRIGMAYYPMMAFGTGLAALSFGSLGCRVRRLSADHGLITPSELIGHLLPGEGVRLLVLAVMVLFTLPYLALQPLGAGYLLESLTGGAVPFEVGAVLLTVVIVLYVVGGGMRAVARTDVLQGILMFVLMLMAFVAIAQGVGGIAVANRTLVVQRPELFTPAGLGNFFTPQMLASYLLLWPLCLPMFPQMLMRFFAAGDDRSLKTSMVLYPVVAGVLFVCPVMIGMWGHLAFPDLVGRASDQIMPLMLGRYSPDWLTGIVMVGALAAFMSTLDSQLLALSSMLTRDIYKRYWRQQASLAEQVRVGQLVVIALAVAGLAIALRPPEAILSLATYAFSGLALLFPMLVGAIYGLRWSVVGAMLSVIGGEAVLLGFATGVIPKVFQGGCLPLIPALVVSCMILAMDQLMARRSLSCSRA, encoded by the coding sequence ATGAACACCACCCTGATTGCAGCGTCTCTCGCTCTTGTTGCTTACCTGCTTGCGTTGCTCTGGCTCGGGACTCAGAGTCTCGGTGGCCAAACCAACAGCGCCGACTCCTATTTCCTGGCCGATCGCCGGCTGCGTGCCGGAGTGCTGTTTTTCACGCTGATCGCGACCAACTTCAGCGCCTTCTTTTTTCTTGGTTTTGCTGGTGCGGGCTATCGCATCGGGATGGCCTACTACCCAATGATGGCCTTTGGAACAGGATTGGCTGCCCTCAGTTTCGGAAGCCTGGGCTGCCGGGTCCGCAGGCTCAGCGCTGACCATGGTCTGATCACCCCGTCCGAATTGATTGGCCATCTCTTGCCTGGGGAAGGGGTGCGTCTGTTGGTGCTTGCGGTGATGGTCCTGTTCACCCTTCCTTATTTAGCCCTGCAACCACTCGGTGCCGGTTATTTGCTCGAGAGCCTCACGGGAGGAGCGGTTCCTTTTGAGGTTGGCGCTGTCCTACTCACCGTCGTGATCGTGCTGTACGTGGTGGGCGGCGGCATGCGAGCTGTGGCGCGGACCGACGTGCTTCAGGGGATCCTGATGTTTGTACTGATGCTGATGGCTTTTGTGGCTATCGCCCAAGGCGTCGGTGGCATCGCGGTGGCCAATCGCACGCTGGTTGTGCAACGTCCTGAGCTGTTCACTCCGGCAGGACTGGGCAATTTTTTTACGCCGCAAATGCTGGCCAGCTATCTGCTGCTTTGGCCGTTGTGTCTGCCGATGTTTCCGCAGATGCTGATGCGTTTCTTTGCCGCCGGTGATGATCGCTCGCTGAAAACTTCCATGGTGCTCTACCCAGTGGTGGCGGGAGTGTTGTTTGTGTGTCCTGTGATGATCGGAATGTGGGGGCATCTGGCCTTCCCTGATCTGGTGGGGCGCGCCTCCGATCAGATCATGCCTTTGATGCTCGGTCGTTACAGCCCGGATTGGTTAACGGGAATCGTGATGGTGGGGGCTCTGGCTGCGTTTATGTCCACCCTGGATTCGCAGTTGTTAGCGCTGTCGTCGATGCTCACTCGCGACATCTATAAAAGGTATTGGCGACAGCAGGCATCTTTGGCGGAGCAAGTGCGGGTTGGGCAGCTCGTGGTGATTGCCCTTGCCGTCGCTGGTCTTGCCATCGCCCTGCGTCCGCCGGAGGCCATTCTGTCGCTGGCGACCTATGCGTTCTCGGGTCTTGCACTGCTGTTCCCGATGCTGGTGGGGGCGATCTATGGCCTGCGCTGGTCCGTTGTTGGCGCGATGTTGTCAGTGATTGGCGGCGAAGCTGTGCTGCTCGGTTTTGCAACGGGCGTGATTCCAAAAGTGTTTCAGGGGGGCTGTTTGCCCTTGATCCCTGCACTCGTTGTGTCTTGCATGATTTTGGCAATGGATCAGCTCATGGCGCGCCGCTCGCTGTCATGTTCGCGGGCCTGA
- the tsaE gene encoding tRNA (adenosine(37)-N6)-threonylcarbamoyltransferase complex ATPase subunit type 1 TsaE yields the protein MNDKYFGDAEASGSLVSQSTDETRFLDDLEATKALGRMVAARLKAHDILLLRGPLGAGKTSLVQGLANALGIQEPITSPTFALAQHYPEGTPPLIHLDLYRLEQAAAADDLFLQEEEEATAMEAVLVVEWPERLSLSLPDAWLLELNYAPERGRIFSLYPPTSGPRT from the coding sequence GTGAACGATAAATACTTCGGAGACGCCGAGGCTTCGGGCTCCCTTGTCAGCCAATCTACAGATGAGACAAGGTTCCTCGATGATCTCGAGGCCACAAAAGCCCTTGGTCGGATGGTGGCAGCACGCCTCAAAGCGCACGACATCCTGCTGCTACGAGGGCCACTCGGTGCAGGCAAAACCTCGCTCGTGCAGGGGCTAGCCAACGCGCTAGGCATCCAAGAACCGATCACCAGCCCCACCTTTGCGCTCGCTCAGCATTACCCCGAAGGCACCCCACCCCTCATCCATCTCGACCTCTACCGCCTCGAGCAAGCCGCGGCCGCAGACGACCTCTTCCTCCAAGAGGAAGAAGAGGCAACCGCGATGGAAGCCGTGCTCGTGGTGGAGTGGCCGGAGCGACTGAGCCTTTCCCTCCCTGATGCCTGGCTCTTGGAGCTCAACTACGCCCCTGAACGCGGACGGATCTTCTCGCTCTACCCCCCCACTTCAGGCCCGCGAACATGA
- the ahcY gene encoding adenosylhomocysteinase, giving the protein MVATAAATAELQVAKDYVIADIGLADFGRKELDIAETEMPGLMALRAKYGKEKPLKGARIAGSLHMTIQTAVLIETLVELGADVRWASCNIFSTQDHAAAAMAAGGIPVFAVKGETLEEYWDYTHSILEWGDGGTPNMILDDGGDATGLVMLGSKAEQDITVLDNPSNEEETFLFASIKKKLAKDSSFYSRIKAEIQGVTEETTTGVARLYKMQKSGELPFPAINVNDSVTKSKFDNLYGCRESLVDSIKRATDVMVAGKQALVVGYGDVGKGSAQSLRGLGATVCIAEVDPICALQAAMEGYRVVRLEDVVDQMDIFVTATGNYQVIRNEHLVKMKDEAIVCNIGHFDNEIDVASLKAYEWDNIKPQVDHITLPSGNKIILLAEGRLVNLGCATGHPSFVMSNSFTNQVLAQIELFTKGKEYGKEVYVLPKHLDEMVARLHLEKIGANLTELSKDQADYINVPVEGPYKPDHYRY; this is encoded by the coding sequence ATGGTGGCAACAGCCGCGGCAACGGCCGAACTTCAGGTCGCAAAGGACTACGTCATTGCGGACATCGGTTTGGCCGATTTCGGACGCAAGGAGCTTGATATTGCTGAGACCGAGATGCCCGGTCTCATGGCATTGCGTGCCAAGTACGGCAAGGAGAAGCCCTTGAAGGGAGCACGGATCGCCGGCTCTCTGCACATGACGATCCAGACAGCTGTTCTGATCGAAACCCTTGTGGAGCTTGGTGCCGATGTGCGCTGGGCCTCCTGCAATATTTTCTCCACCCAAGACCACGCCGCAGCTGCGATGGCTGCCGGTGGAATTCCCGTTTTTGCCGTTAAGGGTGAAACCCTTGAGGAGTACTGGGATTACACCCACAGCATCCTCGAGTGGGGCGATGGTGGAACGCCCAACATGATCCTCGACGATGGTGGCGATGCCACCGGTCTGGTGATGTTGGGTAGCAAGGCCGAGCAGGACATCACCGTGCTCGATAACCCTTCCAACGAAGAGGAGACCTTCCTGTTCGCTTCGATCAAGAAGAAGCTGGCGAAGGATTCCAGTTTCTACAGCCGCATCAAGGCTGAAATTCAGGGCGTGACCGAGGAGACCACCACGGGCGTGGCTCGCCTCTACAAGATGCAGAAGAGTGGAGAGCTTCCCTTCCCTGCGATCAACGTCAACGATTCGGTTACGAAGAGCAAGTTCGACAACCTCTATGGCTGTCGTGAATCGCTGGTTGACAGCATTAAGCGTGCGACCGACGTGATGGTGGCTGGCAAGCAGGCCCTCGTTGTTGGCTACGGCGATGTGGGCAAGGGTTCTGCGCAGTCATTGCGCGGCCTTGGTGCCACCGTTTGCATTGCTGAAGTGGATCCCATTTGCGCTTTGCAGGCTGCGATGGAGGGTTACCGGGTGGTTCGCCTCGAGGATGTGGTGGATCAGATGGACATCTTTGTGACCGCCACGGGCAACTACCAGGTGATCCGCAATGAGCATCTGGTGAAGATGAAGGACGAAGCGATCGTCTGCAACATCGGACACTTCGACAACGAGATTGATGTGGCCTCACTCAAGGCCTATGAGTGGGACAACATCAAGCCTCAGGTGGATCACATCACCTTGCCAAGCGGCAACAAAATTATTCTTCTTGCCGAAGGTCGTCTCGTCAATCTGGGCTGCGCCACTGGTCACCCCAGTTTTGTGATGAGCAACTCCTTCACGAACCAGGTGTTGGCTCAGATTGAGTTGTTCACCAAGGGCAAGGAATACGGCAAAGAGGTGTATGTGCTGCCTAAGCACCTTGATGAGATGGTGGCTCGCCTCCACCTTGAGAAGATCGGAGCCAATCTCACTGAGTTGAGCAAAGATCAAGCTGACTATATCAACGTTCCAGTGGAAGGCCCTTACAAGCCGGATCACTACCGTTATTGA
- a CDS encoding DedA family protein → MGLSELITQLPELIGQAVEANQWLGYGAIFAAMFLENLFPPIPSELIMPLGGFYVQQGQLQFVPVVLAGLIGTVLGALPWYGIGRLINEQRIEQWLERHGRWIGISPEELARSRRWFSRYGTALVFWGRLVPGIRTLISVPAGIELMPMAPFLIWTTAGSLIWTLLLTIAGMVLGEGYSNVEVWIDPFSKVIKVGLVIAVLAGGIWLALRIWRRRQSAD, encoded by the coding sequence ATGGGTCTGTCTGAACTGATTACCCAGCTTCCAGAGCTGATTGGACAGGCCGTCGAGGCAAATCAATGGTTGGGGTATGGCGCCATTTTTGCGGCCATGTTTCTCGAAAATTTGTTTCCGCCTATTCCCTCTGAGCTGATCATGCCTTTGGGAGGATTTTATGTGCAGCAAGGGCAACTGCAATTCGTCCCCGTTGTGCTTGCGGGTTTGATTGGAACGGTGCTGGGAGCGTTGCCTTGGTATGGCATCGGCCGTCTGATCAATGAACAACGCATTGAGCAATGGCTCGAGCGCCATGGCCGCTGGATCGGCATTAGCCCCGAGGAATTGGCGCGCAGTCGCCGTTGGTTTAGCCGCTACGGGACGGCCCTCGTGTTTTGGGGACGGTTGGTGCCAGGCATTCGCACCTTGATTTCGGTTCCTGCAGGAATCGAGTTGATGCCGATGGCGCCATTTTTAATTTGGACCACGGCTGGCAGTCTGATCTGGACGCTGTTGCTCACCATCGCCGGGATGGTTCTTGGTGAGGGATACAGCAATGTTGAGGTCTGGATCGATCCCTTCTCCAAGGTGATCAAGGTGGGCTTAGTGATTGCCGTTTTGGCTGGTGGGATCTGGCTGGCCCTGAGGATTTGGCGTCGCCGCCAGTCGGCCGATTAA
- a CDS encoding single-stranded DNA-binding protein, giving the protein MGVNSVTLVGRAGRDPEVRYFESGSMVANLTIAVNRRSRDDEPDWFNLEIWGKQAQVAADYVKKGSLLGIIGSFKLDRWTDRNSGEERSKPVVRVDRLELLGSKRDSEAGSGGFGGGSPSDEEVPF; this is encoded by the coding sequence ATGGGTGTCAATTCCGTAACCCTGGTCGGCCGCGCCGGCCGAGATCCCGAAGTTCGTTACTTCGAATCGGGAAGCATGGTGGCCAACCTGACCATTGCCGTGAATCGCCGCAGCCGCGACGACGAACCAGATTGGTTCAACCTTGAGATCTGGGGCAAGCAGGCCCAGGTTGCCGCCGATTACGTCAAAAAAGGATCACTCCTGGGCATCATCGGCAGCTTCAAATTGGATCGCTGGACCGATCGCAACAGCGGTGAAGAACGCAGCAAGCCTGTTGTTCGCGTCGATCGCCTCGAACTCCTCGGTTCCAAACGCGACAGCGAAGCAGGATCCGGTGGATTCGGGGGAGGGAGCCCGAGCGACGAAGAAGTTCCCTTCTAA
- a CDS encoding rod shape-determining protein yields the protein MLFRRFQLSRDIGIDLGTANTLIYVSGKGIVLQEPSVVAIDLERGVPLAVGDEAKLMLGRTPGNIRAIRPLRDGVIADFDAAEQMLKSFIQKGNEGRGIIAPRLVVGIPSGVTGVERRAVREAGLAGAREVHLIDEPVAAAIGAGLPVTEPVGTMIVDIGGGTTEVAVLSLGGTVLSESVRVAGDEISDSIGVHLKKVHNLVVGERTAEDIKIRIGSAFPDNDFDQTVMDVRGLHLLSGLPRTIQLQAGDLREAIAEPLNVIVEAVKRTLERTPPELAADIVDRGIMLAGGGALVRGISDLISHETGIFTHVAEDPLLCVVNGCGQVLEDYKRLQRVLDTPEFVRSASSL from the coding sequence GTGCTTTTTCGTCGATTTCAACTCTCCCGTGACATCGGTATCGACCTCGGCACTGCCAACACCCTGATTTACGTCTCCGGCAAGGGGATCGTGTTGCAAGAACCTTCTGTGGTGGCGATTGATCTGGAGAGGGGAGTGCCCCTGGCCGTCGGAGATGAAGCGAAGCTGATGCTGGGCCGGACGCCCGGGAACATTCGCGCCATCCGGCCCCTACGTGATGGCGTGATCGCCGACTTTGATGCGGCTGAGCAGATGCTCAAAAGCTTCATTCAAAAAGGCAATGAGGGGCGCGGGATCATTGCTCCGCGTTTGGTGGTGGGCATCCCAAGCGGTGTGACGGGTGTGGAGCGCCGCGCCGTGCGTGAGGCGGGCCTGGCCGGTGCCAGAGAAGTGCATCTCATCGATGAGCCCGTGGCTGCTGCGATTGGTGCTGGGCTGCCGGTGACAGAGCCCGTCGGCACGATGATTGTGGATATCGGTGGTGGAACCACCGAAGTGGCGGTGCTCAGCCTCGGAGGCACCGTGTTGAGTGAATCCGTTCGCGTTGCTGGTGATGAAATCAGCGATTCGATTGGTGTCCATCTCAAAAAGGTTCACAACCTCGTCGTGGGTGAGCGCACCGCAGAAGACATCAAGATTCGAATCGGCTCTGCGTTTCCAGACAACGACTTCGACCAGACCGTGATGGATGTGCGTGGTTTGCACCTCTTGTCTGGTTTGCCGCGCACGATTCAGCTCCAAGCGGGTGATCTTCGTGAGGCGATTGCTGAGCCCCTCAACGTGATTGTTGAGGCGGTGAAGCGCACGCTTGAACGCACTCCCCCTGAGCTGGCCGCGGACATCGTCGATCGCGGAATCATGCTCGCGGGCGGCGGGGCTCTGGTGAGAGGGATTAGTGATCTGATCAGCCATGAAACCGGGATCTTTACCCACGTGGCGGAAGATCCGCTGCTGTGTGTGGTGAATGGCTGCGGACAGGT